One Kineococcus radiotolerans SRS30216 = ATCC BAA-149 DNA window includes the following coding sequences:
- the pdxH gene encoding pyridoxamine 5'-phosphate oxidase: MEDPAGRRVDYGDRRFDEHDLAPTPLAQFQAWYSDAVEAGVVEPNAMTVATAGADGVSARTVLLKAVDGRGFVFYTNQRSRKALAIAHDPRVALLFTWHGTHRQVAVRGTAEEVPRAETEAYFASRPYGSRIGAWVSEQSRTTPSAAALHEREAQLRERWPDTGSPDDVPTPPHWGGYLVRALEVEFWQGRTSRLHDRLVLVAADGPARLDDPAPWRTERRQP; the protein is encoded by the coding sequence GTGGAGGATCCAGCGGGCCGACGGGTCGACTACGGCGACCGGCGCTTCGACGAGCACGACCTCGCGCCCACCCCCCTGGCCCAGTTCCAGGCCTGGTACTCCGACGCCGTCGAGGCCGGGGTCGTGGAACCCAACGCGATGACCGTCGCCACCGCCGGCGCCGACGGCGTCTCGGCCCGCACGGTGCTGCTCAAGGCCGTCGACGGGCGGGGGTTCGTGTTCTACACCAACCAGCGCTCGCGCAAGGCCCTCGCCATCGCCCACGACCCGCGGGTCGCGCTGCTCTTCACCTGGCACGGCACCCACCGCCAGGTGGCCGTGCGGGGGACGGCCGAGGAGGTCCCCCGCGCCGAGACCGAGGCGTACTTCGCCAGCCGGCCCTACGGCTCGCGCATCGGCGCCTGGGTCAGCGAGCAGTCCCGGACCACCCCGTCGGCGGCCGCGCTGCACGAGCGCGAGGCGCAGCTGCGCGAGCGCTGGCCCGACACCGGCTCCCCGGACGACGTCCCGACCCCGCCGCACTGGGGCGGGTACCTGGTGCGCGCGCTGGAGGTGGAGTTCTGGCAGGGGCGCACCTCCCGCCTGCACGACCGGCTCGTCCTCGTCGCCGCGGACGGCCCGGCGCGCCTGGACGACCCCGCGCCCTGGCGGACCGAGCGCCGTCAGCCCTGA
- a CDS encoding YdcF family protein, whose translation MRARTNGPGAFLGPGLLAAAATVLAVELVHAVAARCGFPGGRGGGEPDVVLVLGHPSRRDGTLHPVQRWRTEIAVRSSSSALLVFSGYAPARGRSEAAVMAEHARRVLGVAPGRLRREEAATSTWDNIAFTLDDLAAGSRIAIASSPVHALRARRYLRRLRPDLAARLVPADDYRPGERWGWKAATVLYDGARSLRLRVGPATAETSEVAGRGEAGAPQG comes from the coding sequence GTGCGTGCGCGGACGAACGGCCCCGGGGCGTTCCTGGGCCCCGGTCTGCTGGCGGCGGCCGCGACGGTCCTCGCCGTCGAGCTCGTGCACGCCGTCGCGGCGCGCTGCGGGTTCCCGGGCGGGCGCGGCGGCGGGGAACCCGACGTGGTCCTCGTCCTGGGCCACCCCTCCCGCCGGGACGGCACGCTGCACCCGGTGCAGCGCTGGCGCACCGAGATCGCGGTGCGCTCGTCGTCCTCGGCGCTGCTGGTGTTCTCCGGGTACGCCCCGGCGCGCGGGCGCAGCGAGGCCGCGGTCATGGCCGAGCACGCCCGCCGGGTGCTGGGGGTGGCGCCCGGGCGCCTGCGCCGGGAGGAGGCCGCGACCTCGACGTGGGACAACATCGCCTTCACCCTCGACGACCTCGCCGCGGGCAGCCGCATCGCGATCGCCTCGTCGCCGGTGCACGCCCTGCGCGCCCGGCGCTACCTGCGGCGCCTGCGCCCGGACCTCGCCGCCCGCCTGGTGCCCGCCGACGACTACCGCCCCGGGGAGCGCTGGGGGTGGAAGGCGGCCACCGTCCTCTACGACGGCGCCCGTTCCCTGCGGTTGCGGGTGGGACCGGCCACCGCCGAGACGTCCGAGGTCGCCGGCCGGGGCGAGGCGGGCGCGCCTCAGGGCTGA